From the Streptomonospora nanhaiensis genome, the window GCCGACCGCCGCGACGGGACGGTCACGCTCGGGGCCTACGCCCGCGAGTACGTGGTCGGCGAGCGCTTCGCCCACCCCCTCCCCGCCGGCCTGGAACCTGCCGCCGCCGCCCCGCTGCTGTGCGCCGGTGTCACCGTCTGGGAACCCCTGCGCGCCCTCGGCGTGGGGCCGGGAAGCCGCGTGGCGGTCGCAGGGCTGGGCGGGCTGGGCCACCTCGCGGTCAAGTTCGCGGTGGCCTCGGCGCCGAGGCCACGGTCGTCAGCCGCTCGCCGGGCAAGGCCGGCGACGCGCGCCGGCTCGGCGCCGACGGGCTCATCGTCTCCACCGACCCGGCGCGCATGGCCGAGGCCCGCGACCGGTTCGACGTGGTCGTCGACACCGTCTCAACCCCGCACGACCTCGGTCCCTACCTGCGGCTGGTCGCGCTGGACGGCACGCTCTGCCACCTGGGGCACCTCGGCCCCGTCACCGTGGAGACCACCGACCTGCTCATCGGCCGCAGGCGGCTCACGTCCGCGGGCAGCGGCGGCAGGCCCGCCACCGCCGCCATGCTCGACTTCTGCGCCGCCCACGGCATCACCGCCGACGTCGAGGTGCTCCCCTCAGCGCGGGTGAACGAGGCGTTCGACCGCCTCCGGCGCAGCGACGTCCGCTACCGGTTCGTCCTCGACCTGTCCGACCTGGACTGAGCGGCCCCGACAGCGGTGGGCGCCGGACCCGTCAGGAATCGAGAAGCGCCCCTGGGGGCGTCCCCCGTAGCGTCATGGGCATGGCAGACATCGAGAACATCACCCTGTCCGTGGCCGACACCGCGAACGCTGAGCGGTTCTACTCCGCCTTCCTCGGGCCGTACGCGCCGATCCGGGTGCGGGCCTCCGAGGCCGCGACCGCCGGCTTCCGCGGGTTCACCCTGGCGCTCACCGTCGCGCAGCCGGCCGACGTCGACCTGCTCGTCGGCGCCGCCCTCGACGCCGGCGCCACGGCGCTCAAGCCCGCCACCAAGTCGCTCTGGGGCTACGGCGGGGTCCTGCGGGCCCCCGACGGGACCGTCTGGAAGGTCGCGACCTCGGCCAAGCGGAACACCGCCCCCGCTTCGCGGCGGATCGAGGAGTTCGTGCTCCTGCTGGGGGTCGAGGACGTGGTCGCGAGCAAGCGGTTCTACGTCGGCCAGGGTATGGCCGTGGACAAGAGCTTCGGCCGCACCTACGTCCAGTTCACCGCCGAGGAGGGCCGCGTCAAGCTGGCGCTGTACCGGCGCCGCGCCCTCGCCAAGGACCTCGGGGTGGCGCCCGAGGGCAGCGGGTCGCACCGGGTCGTCATCGGCGGCAGTGGTGGGGACTTCACGGACTTCACCGACCCGGACGGGTTCGAGTGGGAGGCCGCGGTGGCCGCGTCCGCTTCCTGACACGCCGCCGTTGTGCCGGGCTGGGCGGCCTTCCGGTGACCGCCCCTCCGGGGACAGGTCGGCCACGACCGCACCGCCGCGACGCCGGGCCTCCGGGACACCGGGACCCCGGGCAGCCACGGCGCCGCACCTCCACGGCACCGGCCGCCTTGAGCGACGGGGGTGCCGGGCGGCTCGGGCAACCCGGTGTCCCCGCGTGGCTTGGCCGGTCCCGGCGGGCGCGCTCCCGCGCCTGCCGCGCGGAGCGCCCGCCTCCGCGGTCGTTTACGGGAAGGACGTGTCGGTGACCCCGACCGGGGCGCCCATCGCCTCCTGCAGGGACTCCAGCAGCCTCTCCAGGTCGCGGCCCTCGGGCTCCTCCAGGAAGGCGGTGACCGCGGCGTAGACGTCGACCGTGGCCTCGGGCCGAGCGGTGTCGAAGGCGCCGATGAGGAAGCGGCCGAAGGTCGGCGACTCCGGGTCCTCGTCCAGGACCCACGTGCCGCCGACGTCGCTGAACATGTACTCCGCGCAGTAGGTGGTCAGCAGCAGGTCGAAGGGGTCGTAGCCGATCATCCGGAACGCGGTCAGGTCCTCGACCCCGCAGATCGTGCTCATGTGGGTCAGCCCGTGGCTCGGGTTCTCCAGCAGGGTCTCCGGCGGGTCCCAGCGGGAGAGTTCGCCCAGGTAGACGACCGCGTCGCGACTCGCCTGGATCCAGGCCGGAAGCGACTGGCGGCGCTCGTCGAGGACGCGGGCCGCGGCCTCCGGTGTGAGCGGGTCGGGCACCGGTTGCTCCGGGTCGAACGGAAAGGCCATGGAATCCCCTTTGATCACGGACGTATCGGGGCCGCGATCCTACGGCGGCGCGGTGTCACCGGCGAATCGGCGGGCCCGGTCCTCAGCGCCGCCCCGGGCCCGCGAACGGGTCGGGGAAGGCGGTCGGGGCCTCGGGGCGGTTCCGCTCGACCTCGGCACGGCGGTCGGCCTCCTGGGCGGTGTGGAACCACACGCTCACAGCCCCGGAGCCCAGGGCCAGGACCAGCCCCGCCACCACGGCGAGCACGGCCGCGCGCGTGCCCCTGCTCACAGGTCCGCCAGGACGGTCGCCGCCACGGCCTCGGCCGCCTCGCGGGCCAGGTCGGGCGTGCTCGGTTCGGCCGTGTAGGAGACCGACAGGACGTCCCGGCCCAGCAGGACCGTGACCTCGGCCCGCGCGCCCGCGGCGCCCCCGGAGTCCGCCGGTCCGGACTCG encodes:
- a CDS encoding zinc-binding dehydrogenase, translating into MRRCHRLGTPARPRRGAGKPRGGRRAGRAGPPRGQVRGGLGAEATVVSRSPGKAGDARRLGADGLIVSTDPARMAEARDRFDVVVDTVSTPHDLGPYLRLVALDGTLCHLGHLGPVTVETTDLLIGRRRLTSAGSGGRPATAAMLDFCAAHGITADVEVLPSARVNEAFDRLRRSDVRYRFVLDLSDLD
- a CDS encoding glyoxalase, whose amino-acid sequence is MADIENITLSVADTANAERFYSAFLGPYAPIRVRASEAATAGFRGFTLALTVAQPADVDLLVGAALDAGATALKPATKSLWGYGGVLRAPDGTVWKVATSAKRNTAPASRRIEEFVLLLGVEDVVASKRFYVGQGMAVDKSFGRTYVQFTAEEGRVKLALYRRRALAKDLGVAPEGSGSHRVVIGGSGGDFTDFTDPDGFEWEAAVAASAS